Proteins from one Streptomyces genisteinicus genomic window:
- a CDS encoding SchA/CurD-like domain-containing protein: MTTLSERISQSAFDGSRLRVVLLLDLHDGAQQQFLTAYEHMRHQVASVPGHISDQLCQSIENPSQWLITSEWESAPPFLAWVNSEDHLDTVKPLHDCVRDTRSFRYSVLRETGGTHATGNDTRRTPLQAAPRVGDGVVRHALTFTVKPGTEEKVAAILAEYASPTARVDDTTRLARTSLFMHGNRVVRAIEVQGDLMAALRHVARQPEVRAVEEAINPYLEQDRDLDDPQSARTFFTRAALPAVHHLATAGGGRTDVERHALYYPAKQGCGMALARLLARQDEAAAGEPAGLVDSSTVFQRDDVVVRLVDTRGPLDADPLLALGVRGPRKAAVLARLLDLEALGLGGSPTGAELAARLLRGADMRLITDRRAG; encoded by the coding sequence ATGACGACGCTGTCCGAACGTATATCCCAGTCGGCCTTCGACGGCTCCCGGCTGCGCGTGGTGCTGCTGCTGGATCTCCACGACGGCGCCCAGCAGCAGTTCCTGACCGCCTACGAGCACATGCGCCACCAGGTGGCCTCGGTGCCGGGTCACATCAGCGACCAGCTCTGCCAGTCGATCGAGAACCCCTCGCAGTGGCTGATCACCAGTGAGTGGGAGAGCGCGCCGCCGTTCCTCGCCTGGGTGAACAGCGAGGACCACCTCGACACGGTCAAGCCTCTGCACGACTGCGTGCGCGACACCCGCTCGTTCCGCTACAGCGTCCTGCGGGAGACCGGCGGGACGCACGCCACCGGGAACGACACGCGCAGGACCCCCCTCCAGGCCGCGCCCCGCGTCGGCGACGGCGTCGTGCGGCACGCCCTCACCTTCACCGTGAAGCCCGGTACGGAGGAGAAGGTCGCCGCGATCCTCGCGGAGTACGCGTCCCCCACGGCGCGGGTCGACGACACGACCCGGCTGGCCCGGACCTCGCTCTTCATGCACGGCAACCGTGTGGTGCGGGCGATCGAGGTGCAGGGCGACCTGATGGCGGCGCTGCGGCACGTGGCCCGGCAGCCCGAGGTCAGGGCCGTCGAGGAGGCCATCAACCCGTACCTGGAGCAGGACCGCGATCTGGACGACCCGCAGTCGGCCAGGACGTTCTTCACCCGTGCCGCGCTGCCCGCGGTCCATCATCTGGCGACCGCCGGCGGCGGGCGGACGGACGTGGAGCGCCACGCTCTGTACTACCCGGCCAAGCAGGGCTGCGGCATGGCGCTGGCCAGGCTGCTGGCCCGGCAGGACGAGGCGGCCGCGGGCGAGCCCGCGGGGCTCGTGGACTCGAGCACCGTCTTCCAGCGCGACGACGTCGTCGTGCGCCTCGTCGACACGCGCGGCCCGCTCGACGCCGACCCGCTGCTCGCGCTCGGCGTCCGCGGCCCCCGGAAGGCGGCCGTGCTGGCCCGCCTGCTCGACCTCGAAGCCCTCGGCCTGGGCGGCTCGCCCACCGGTGCCGAGCTCGCGGCGCGGCTGCTGCGCGGCGCCGACATGCGCCTGATCACGGACCGCCGCGCCGGCTGA
- the gdhA gene encoding NADP-specific glutamate dehydrogenase: MTASDPKGRQAALQAELERRNPGEPEFHQAAREVLESLAPVFGARPDYAEPGLVERLLEPERQILFRVPWQDDRGAVHVNRGFRVEFNSALGPYKGGLRFHPSVNLGVVKFLGFEQIFKNALTGLAIGGGKGGSDFDPRGRSDAEVMRFCQSFMTELHRHIGEYTDVPAGDIGVGGREIGYLFGQYRRITNRWEAGVLTGKGTAWGGSAGRPEATGYGSVLFAAEMLKERGEDLAGLTAVVSGSGNVAIHTVEKLIALGAHPVTCSDSQGVIVDEKGVDVGLLRQIKEVERGRLDEYARRRGGSARHLPGGTVWDVPADLAFPSATQNELDAAHARTLVAGGVRAVSEGANMPCTPEAVRIFQEAGVAFGPGKAANAGGVAVSALEMRQNAARESWPQERVEDELALIMAGIHRTCRETAERYGSPGDYVAGANIAGFERVADAMLAQGVI, translated from the coding sequence GTGACCGCTTCGGACCCGAAGGGCCGCCAGGCCGCGCTCCAAGCCGAGCTCGAACGCCGCAACCCCGGCGAACCCGAGTTCCACCAGGCGGCCCGTGAGGTCCTGGAGAGTCTCGCGCCCGTCTTCGGGGCCCGCCCCGACTACGCCGAGCCGGGGCTCGTCGAACGCCTCCTGGAGCCCGAGCGGCAGATCCTCTTCCGGGTGCCGTGGCAGGACGACCGGGGCGCCGTGCACGTCAACCGGGGCTTCAGGGTGGAGTTCAACAGCGCCCTCGGCCCCTACAAGGGCGGTCTGCGCTTCCACCCGTCGGTGAACCTCGGGGTGGTCAAGTTCCTCGGCTTCGAGCAGATCTTCAAGAACGCCCTCACCGGGCTCGCCATCGGCGGCGGCAAGGGCGGCAGCGACTTCGACCCGCGCGGCCGTTCGGACGCCGAGGTGATGCGCTTCTGCCAGTCCTTCATGACCGAACTCCACCGCCACATCGGCGAGTACACCGACGTCCCCGCCGGTGACATCGGCGTCGGGGGCCGGGAGATCGGCTACCTCTTCGGCCAGTACCGCCGGATCACCAACCGCTGGGAGGCGGGCGTCCTCACCGGCAAGGGGACCGCCTGGGGCGGCTCGGCCGGCCGGCCCGAGGCCACGGGATACGGCAGCGTCCTGTTCGCCGCCGAGATGCTGAAGGAGCGCGGCGAGGACCTGGCGGGGCTGACGGCCGTCGTCTCCGGCTCCGGGAACGTCGCGATCCACACCGTCGAGAAGCTGATCGCCCTCGGCGCCCACCCCGTCACCTGCTCCGACTCCCAGGGCGTGATCGTCGACGAGAAGGGCGTCGACGTCGGCCTGCTGCGGCAGATCAAGGAGGTCGAACGCGGGCGCCTCGACGAGTACGCCCGGCGGCGCGGCGGCTCCGCGCGCCATCTGCCCGGCGGCACCGTGTGGGACGTCCCCGCCGATCTCGCCTTCCCCTCCGCCACACAGAACGAACTGGACGCCGCGCACGCCCGCACCCTGGTCGCGGGCGGTGTCCGCGCCGTCTCGGAGGGCGCCAACATGCCGTGCACCCCGGAAGCCGTGCGCATCTTCCAGGAGGCGGGCGTCGCCTTCGGCCCGGGCAAGGCGGCCAACGCGGGCGGCGTCGCGGTCAGCGCCCTGGAGATGCGGCAGAACGCCGCCCGGGAGAGCTGGCCCCAGGAGCGGGTGGAGGACGAACTCGCCCTGATCATGGCCGGCATCCACCGCACCTGCCGTGAGACGGCCGAGCGCTACGGCAGCCCCGGCGACTACGTGGCGGGCGCCAACATCGCCGGCTTCGAGCGGGTCGCGGACGCCATGCTCGCGCAGGGCGTGATCTGA
- a CDS encoding endo alpha-1,4 polygalactosaminidase: MRISSRDARAALLGVLLLLTAACAPDPGPGDEGDGRGAARAEVRPPAPGTAFDYQLGGAYPPPEGVRAVARDRTAEPAAGLYNVCYVNAFQTQPDEAVDWWHENHPELLLRDADGEPVVDEDWDEPLLDISSQSKRTALLGIVGPWIDACAEDGYDAVEPDNLDSFTRSEGLLTADHAVAFARLLTDRAHAKGLAVAQKNTAELLPARARTGFDFAVAEECARYEECGEFADAYDGRVFDVEYRERDFAAGCRTWGARVSMTLRDLDVLPAGEPGYVHRVC; the protein is encoded by the coding sequence ATGCGCATCTCGTCCCGGGACGCCCGTGCGGCCCTGCTCGGCGTCCTCCTGCTGCTGACCGCCGCCTGCGCTCCGGACCCCGGCCCCGGCGACGAGGGGGACGGACGCGGCGCCGCCCGCGCCGAGGTGCGGCCGCCGGCCCCCGGCACCGCCTTCGACTACCAGCTCGGCGGCGCCTACCCGCCGCCCGAGGGCGTGCGGGCCGTGGCCCGCGACCGGACCGCCGAACCCGCCGCCGGGCTGTACAACGTCTGCTACGTCAACGCCTTCCAGACCCAGCCCGACGAGGCCGTGGACTGGTGGCACGAGAACCACCCCGAGCTGCTGCTCCGCGACGCCGACGGCGAGCCGGTGGTCGACGAGGACTGGGACGAGCCGCTGCTCGACATCTCCTCGCAGAGCAAGCGCACCGCGCTGCTCGGCATCGTCGGTCCCTGGATCGACGCCTGCGCCGAGGACGGCTACGACGCGGTCGAGCCCGACAACCTCGACTCCTTCACCCGCTCCGAGGGCCTGCTCACGGCGGACCACGCCGTCGCCTTCGCCCGGCTGCTGACCGACCGCGCCCACGCGAAGGGCCTGGCCGTCGCCCAGAAGAACACCGCGGAACTGCTGCCCGCCCGCGCCAGGACCGGCTTCGACTTCGCCGTGGCGGAGGAGTGCGCGCGCTACGAGGAGTGCGGGGAGTTCGCGGACGCGTACGACGGCAGGGTGTTCGACGTCGAGTACCGGGAGCGCGACTTCGCGGCGGGCTGCCGGACATGGGGCGCCCGGGTGTCCATGACCCTGCGCGACCTCGACGTCCTCCCCGCCGGGGAGCCGGGGTACGTCCACCGGGTCTGCTGA
- a CDS encoding FAD-dependent oxidoreductase: protein MQHRPEVRVPVLVVGGSLVGLSMSLFLGRLGIDHMLVERHAGTSHHPRGRGNNVRTMEVFRSAGVADGIRDAARVLAGNQGILQVRTLTDSEGEWLVKEVQPGSTAAAYSPSAWCVCSQNDLEPVLLEHARKQGGDIRFSTELRSFEQDAAGVTAVVEDRDTGRLQTVRADYLVAADGPRSPVREALGIGHSGPGDLFHNVSVTFRSRGLPAVVGDRRFIVCYLTEPGADGALLPVDNDEQWVFHAPWQPEQGETLDDFTDERLVEHIRRAAGMPGLDVEITGKSPWHAAERVADRYADGRVFLAGDSAHEMSPTGAFGSNTGIQDAHNLAWKLAAVLRGTAGEGLLGTYETERRPVAVATSARASSRSREHSHPGYRPAPGGGGKQSAMLAVAVGYRYREGAVVGADAGLPTVPEELELTGEPGSRAPHLWLRRPGGHPSLSTLDLYERDLVLLTGTGPAAGAWRAAAVRAAGELGVPLRVHAVGDGPDADLQPETGADWASAHGTTADGAVLVRPDGFVAWRSPGPADDPGRALTEVLRGVLYRGVDARA from the coding sequence ATGCAACACCGACCCGAAGTACGCGTCCCGGTCCTCGTCGTGGGCGGCTCCCTGGTGGGCCTGTCCATGTCCCTCTTCCTCGGTCGCCTCGGAATCGACCACATGCTCGTCGAACGCCACGCGGGCACCTCGCACCACCCGCGGGGCCGCGGCAACAACGTCCGCACCATGGAGGTCTTCCGCTCCGCGGGTGTCGCCGACGGCATCCGCGACGCCGCCCGGGTCCTCGCCGGCAACCAGGGCATCCTCCAGGTCCGCACCCTCACCGACAGTGAGGGGGAGTGGCTCGTCAAGGAGGTGCAGCCCGGCAGCACGGCCGCCGCCTACAGTCCCTCCGCCTGGTGCGTCTGCAGCCAGAACGACCTGGAGCCGGTGTTGCTGGAACACGCGCGCAAGCAGGGCGGCGACATCCGCTTCTCCACCGAACTGCGCTCCTTCGAACAGGACGCCGCGGGCGTCACCGCCGTCGTCGAGGACCGGGACACCGGCCGGCTCCAGACCGTGCGCGCCGACTACCTCGTCGCCGCGGACGGCCCGCGCAGCCCCGTGCGCGAGGCCCTCGGCATCGGGCACTCCGGTCCGGGCGACCTCTTCCACAACGTCAGCGTCACCTTCCGCTCCCGCGGGCTGCCCGCCGTCGTCGGCGACCGCAGGTTCATCGTCTGCTACCTCACCGAACCCGGCGCGGACGGAGCCCTGTTGCCGGTGGACAACGACGAGCAGTGGGTGTTCCACGCGCCCTGGCAGCCCGAACAGGGCGAGACGCTCGACGACTTCACCGACGAGCGTCTCGTCGAGCACATCCGCCGCGCCGCGGGCATGCCCGGTCTCGACGTCGAGATCACCGGCAAGTCGCCCTGGCACGCCGCGGAACGCGTCGCGGACCGCTACGCCGACGGCCGGGTCTTCCTCGCCGGGGACAGCGCCCACGAGATGTCGCCGACCGGCGCGTTCGGTTCCAACACCGGTATCCAGGACGCCCACAACCTGGCCTGGAAGCTCGCCGCCGTGCTGCGCGGCACCGCCGGCGAGGGCCTGCTCGGCACCTACGAGACCGAGCGCCGCCCCGTCGCCGTGGCCACCAGCGCCCGCGCCTCGTCCCGGTCCCGCGAGCACAGCCACCCCGGGTACCGTCCGGCCCCGGGCGGCGGCGGCAAGCAGAGCGCCATGCTCGCGGTCGCCGTCGGCTACCGCTACCGCGAGGGCGCCGTCGTCGGCGCGGACGCCGGTCTGCCGACCGTTCCCGAGGAGCTGGAGCTCACCGGCGAGCCCGGCAGCAGGGCTCCGCACCTGTGGCTGCGCCGTCCCGGCGGACACCCCTCGCTCTCCACCCTCGACCTCTACGAGCGCGATCTCGTCCTGCTGACCGGCACCGGCCCGGCGGCCGGCGCCTGGCGGGCCGCGGCCGTCCGGGCGGCCGGGGAGCTCGGCGTGCCGCTCCGCGTCCACGCGGTCGGCGACGGTCCGGACGCCGACCTCCAGCCGGAGACCGGCGCGGACTGGGCGTCCGCGCACGGCACCACCGCCGACGGGGCGGTGCTGGTGCGTCCCGACGGGTTCGTCGCCTGGCGCTCGCCGGGCCCGGCGGACGACCCCGGGCGGGCCCTCACCGAGGTGCTGCGGGGCGTGCTGTACCGCGGGGTGGACGCCCGGGCCTGA
- a CDS encoding carbohydrate binding domain-containing protein, with amino-acid sequence MKRIDRRLPRRPLAAAVATAGLVGLLTAVPHGAAPASAATGTTAAANTATVFYYTKTKNWSQYRLHYSPDGGSWTTVPGVTMEAACTDWVKKTVDLGSAAGLKATFNNGSGVWDNNGGANYDLGTGTITVRDGVVAHSDPCAGTEGPGNEATVYYSTATVGWPTTNLHYQPAGGAWTAVPGVGMTPACTGWVKRTVSLGSAATLRAAFNNGNGVWDNNNGQDYLLAKGVSTVRDRTVKANAADPCVAEPPDTEAPTVPAKVAASADGVSIVLTWEPSSDNKAVTSYQVTRTGGTGGTVVTDVGSTVFTDTNLAERTAYTYTVRAVDAAGNVSVASASATATTGTKPATPAAGKPLGTDPRKDPIYFVLTARFNDGDASNNRGGNQHEKSGNAANADPMFRGDFKGLVQKLDYIKALGFSAVWITPVVLNRSDYDYHGYHGYDFYKVDRRLESAGASYQDLIDAAHAKGMKIYQDVVYNHSSRWGAKGLFTPKVYGVRDAQWSWYYDEPNASFEYDGLTVEPKSGKSYYNGDLWSTAAPTGNTCVNWGTPTQHTSPEGYRIYNCQWPSPTSGMFPKALYHNCWIGNWEGEDSRSCWLHDDLADFNTENATVQNYLIGAYNKYIDMGVDGFRVDTAVHIPRTTWNRRFLPAIAERVTQQHGAEAAKNFFVFGEVAAFVNDKWNRGSVNHSAQFFTWKERKEYSADDEKAALEMYADEQQRGTADQPTSDNAFLRGNTYHAPDHSRFSGMNVIDMRMHMNFGDAPNAFHNGKDSDDSYNDATYNVVYVDSHDYGPNKSSERYAGGTDAWAENMSLMWTFRGIPTLYYGSEVEFQAGKKIDCGPTCPLASTGRAYFGDRIAGDVKASGFSTVESASGAVATTLQQPLVKHLQRLNQIRRAVPALQTGQYSTEGITGQMAFKRRWTSGSTDSFALVTVSGSATYTGIPNGTYRDAVTGDTKTVTGGTLSVAAPGKGNLRVYVLNGTGKIGADGPYLK; translated from the coding sequence ATGAAACGCATCGACCGACGGCTGCCGAGACGCCCCCTGGCGGCGGCCGTCGCGACCGCGGGCCTGGTCGGGCTGCTGACGGCCGTGCCGCACGGCGCGGCCCCCGCGTCCGCCGCGACCGGGACGACCGCGGCGGCGAACACCGCCACCGTCTTCTACTACACGAAGACGAAGAACTGGTCGCAGTACAGGCTCCACTACAGCCCCGACGGCGGTTCGTGGACGACCGTCCCGGGCGTCACGATGGAGGCCGCCTGCACCGACTGGGTCAAGAAGACCGTCGATCTCGGCTCGGCCGCCGGCCTGAAGGCGACGTTCAACAACGGCTCGGGCGTCTGGGACAACAACGGCGGCGCGAACTACGACCTGGGCACCGGGACGATCACCGTCCGGGACGGCGTGGTCGCGCACTCGGACCCGTGCGCCGGCACCGAGGGCCCGGGCAACGAGGCCACCGTCTACTACTCGACGGCGACGGTCGGCTGGCCGACGACCAACCTGCACTACCAGCCGGCCGGGGGCGCCTGGACGGCGGTGCCCGGCGTCGGCATGACCCCGGCCTGCACGGGCTGGGTGAAGAGGACGGTGTCGCTGGGCTCCGCCGCCACCCTGCGCGCGGCGTTCAACAACGGCAACGGCGTCTGGGACAACAACAACGGCCAGGACTATCTCCTCGCCAAGGGCGTGTCGACGGTCAGGGACCGCACGGTGAAGGCGAACGCGGCCGACCCCTGTGTCGCGGAGCCCCCGGACACCGAGGCGCCGACCGTGCCCGCGAAGGTCGCCGCGAGCGCGGACGGCGTGTCGATCGTGCTGACGTGGGAGCCGTCGAGCGACAACAAGGCCGTCACGTCGTACCAGGTCACGCGTACCGGCGGCACCGGCGGCACCGTGGTGACCGACGTCGGCTCCACCGTCTTCACCGACACGAACCTCGCCGAGCGGACCGCGTACACCTACACCGTGCGGGCCGTCGACGCGGCCGGGAACGTCTCGGTTGCGTCCGCGTCCGCGACGGCGACGACCGGCACGAAGCCCGCCACGCCCGCCGCCGGCAAGCCGCTGGGCACGGACCCGCGCAAGGACCCGATCTACTTCGTCCTCACCGCCCGCTTCAACGACGGCGACGCGTCGAACAACCGGGGCGGCAACCAGCACGAGAAGTCGGGCAACGCCGCGAACGCCGACCCGATGTTCCGGGGCGACTTCAAGGGGCTCGTCCAGAAGCTGGACTACATCAAGGCGCTCGGCTTCTCCGCCGTGTGGATCACGCCGGTGGTGCTGAACCGCTCGGACTACGACTACCACGGCTACCACGGCTACGACTTCTACAAGGTGGACCGCCGGCTGGAGTCGGCCGGCGCCTCGTACCAGGACCTGATCGACGCCGCACACGCCAAGGGCATGAAGATCTACCAGGACGTGGTCTACAACCACTCCTCCCGCTGGGGCGCCAAGGGCCTGTTCACACCGAAGGTGTACGGCGTCCGGGACGCCCAGTGGAGCTGGTACTACGACGAGCCCAACGCCTCCTTCGAGTACGACGGGCTCACCGTCGAGCCGAAGTCCGGGAAGTCGTACTACAACGGCGACCTGTGGTCGACGGCCGCGCCCACCGGCAACACCTGTGTGAACTGGGGCACGCCGACGCAGCACACCTCGCCGGAGGGCTACCGCATCTACAACTGCCAGTGGCCGAGCCCCACCTCGGGCATGTTCCCGAAGGCGCTGTACCACAACTGCTGGATCGGCAACTGGGAGGGCGAGGACTCGCGTTCCTGCTGGCTGCACGACGACCTGGCCGACTTCAACACCGAGAACGCGACCGTGCAGAACTACCTGATCGGCGCGTACAACAAGTACATCGACATGGGCGTGGACGGCTTCCGCGTCGACACGGCCGTGCACATCCCCCGGACCACCTGGAACCGCCGCTTCCTGCCGGCCATCGCCGAGCGGGTCACCCAGCAGCACGGGGCCGAGGCGGCGAAGAACTTCTTCGTCTTCGGCGAGGTCGCGGCCTTCGTCAACGACAAGTGGAACCGCGGCTCGGTCAACCACTCCGCGCAGTTCTTCACCTGGAAGGAGCGGAAGGAGTACAGCGCGGACGACGAGAAGGCCGCGCTGGAGATGTACGCCGACGAGCAGCAGCGGGGCACCGCCGACCAGCCGACGTCCGACAACGCCTTCCTGCGGGGCAACACGTACCACGCGCCGGACCACAGCCGCTTCTCCGGCATGAACGTCATCGACATGCGCATGCACATGAACTTCGGTGACGCCCCGAACGCCTTCCACAACGGCAAGGACTCGGACGACAGCTACAACGACGCCACCTACAACGTCGTCTACGTCGACAGCCACGACTACGGTCCCAACAAGAGCAGCGAGCGCTACGCGGGCGGCACGGACGCGTGGGCCGAGAACATGTCGCTGATGTGGACGTTCCGCGGCATTCCCACCCTCTACTACGGCTCGGAGGTCGAGTTCCAGGCCGGCAAGAAGATCGACTGCGGACCGACCTGCCCGCTGGCGAGCACCGGCCGCGCGTACTTCGGCGACCGGATCGCCGGCGACGTGAAGGCGTCCGGCTTCTCCACGGTGGAGTCCGCGAGCGGGGCGGTCGCGACGACCCTCCAGCAGCCGCTGGTCAAGCACCTCCAGCGGCTGAACCAGATCCGCCGTGCGGTCCCCGCCCTCCAGACGGGCCAGTACTCGACGGAGGGCATCACCGGACAGATGGCCTTCAAGCGCCGCTGGACCAGCGGCTCGACGGACAGCTTCGCGCTGGTCACCGTCAGCGGCTCGGCGACGTACACCGGGATCCCGAACGGCACCTACCGGGACGCCGTCACGGGTGACACGAAGACGGTCACCGGCGGCACCCTGAGCGTGGCCGCCCCGGGCAAGGGCAACCTGCGCGTCTACGTGCTGAACGGCACCGGGAAGATCGGCGCCGACGGCCCGTACCTGAAGTAG
- a CDS encoding GH1 family beta-glucosidase, whose translation MTAENGPVPTALSQPQDASAFPPGFLWGVATSAYQIEGAADRDGRGTSIWDTFSRTPGKVVNGHTGDVAADHYARYEQDVALMSELGVGGYRFSVAWPRIQPDGRGPADRRGLDFYRRLVDSLMENGIEPALTLYHWDLPQALEDGGGWLNRETSYRFAEYAHLVAEALGDRVRIWGTLNEPWCAAFLGYSKGIHAPGLTDPAGSLRAAHHLLLGHGLSVPAIRAAAPAAEVGITLNFYPVEPDSDSAADQDAAHRIDLLQNRLFLDPVTDGAYPADIRAHVERVSGTAHIHPEDEKAIGAPVDFLGVNYYSSYRVAGGGAATGPTEWPGAEDVRFIDRGLPRTGIGWEIDADGLRRQLVRIERDHPGLKMYITENGAAFDDAPTPEGEIHDTDRLAYIEGHLRATRQAIEEGADVAGYFLWSLLDNFEWAEGYGMRFGIVRVDFDTQVRTPKQSALWYGGVALNNRLPE comes from the coding sequence ATGACCGCAGAGAACGGCCCGGTTCCCACCGCCCTCTCGCAGCCGCAGGACGCCTCCGCCTTCCCTCCCGGCTTCCTGTGGGGCGTCGCCACGTCGGCGTACCAGATCGAGGGCGCCGCGGACCGGGACGGCAGGGGTACGTCGATCTGGGACACGTTCTCGCGCACGCCCGGCAAGGTGGTGAACGGCCACACCGGTGACGTGGCCGCCGACCACTACGCGCGCTACGAGCAGGACGTCGCCCTCATGTCCGAGCTCGGGGTGGGGGGTTACCGCTTCTCGGTGGCCTGGCCGCGCATCCAGCCGGACGGACGCGGACCGGCCGACCGGCGCGGACTCGACTTCTACCGGCGCCTCGTCGACAGCCTGATGGAGAACGGCATCGAGCCCGCGCTCACCCTCTACCACTGGGACCTCCCCCAGGCGCTGGAGGACGGGGGCGGCTGGCTCAACCGCGAGACCTCCTACCGCTTCGCCGAGTACGCGCACCTGGTCGCCGAAGCCCTGGGCGACCGGGTGCGGATCTGGGGGACGCTCAACGAGCCCTGGTGCGCGGCGTTCCTCGGCTACAGCAAGGGCATCCACGCCCCCGGCCTGACCGACCCCGCCGGCTCGCTGCGCGCCGCGCACCACCTGCTCCTCGGTCACGGCCTCTCCGTACCGGCGATCCGCGCGGCGGCACCGGCGGCGGAGGTCGGCATCACGCTCAACTTCTACCCGGTGGAGCCGGATTCGGACAGCGCGGCCGACCAGGACGCGGCACACCGCATCGACCTCCTCCAGAACCGGCTGTTCCTCGACCCGGTGACCGACGGCGCCTACCCGGCCGACATCCGGGCGCACGTGGAACGCGTCAGCGGCACCGCGCACATCCACCCCGAGGACGAGAAGGCCATCGGCGCCCCCGTCGACTTCCTCGGGGTCAACTACTACTCCTCGTACCGCGTCGCCGGCGGCGGAGCGGCGACCGGTCCCACCGAGTGGCCGGGCGCCGAGGACGTCCGCTTCATCGACCGCGGTCTGCCCCGCACCGGGATCGGCTGGGAGATCGACGCGGACGGGCTGCGCAGGCAGCTGGTCCGCATCGAACGCGACCACCCGGGCCTGAAGATGTACATCACCGAGAACGGCGCGGCGTTCGACGACGCGCCCACCCCCGAGGGCGAGATCCACGACACGGACCGCCTCGCCTACATCGAGGGGCACCTGCGCGCCACCCGCCAGGCGATCGAGGAGGGCGCCGACGTCGCCGGCTACTTCCTCTGGTCCCTGCTGGACAACTTCGAGTGGGCCGAGGGGTACGGCATGCGCTTCGGGATCGTGCGCGTGGACTTCGACACCCAGGTGCGCACCCCCAAGCAGAGCGCCCTCTGGTACGGCGGCGTCGCCCTGAACAACCGCCTGCCGGAGTGA
- a CDS encoding glycoside hydrolase family 5 protein: MRWHSTRGRGPGRAASVALTAAAALVALSVASPSDATGTPAPRAAGAGTDWLHTDGNRIVDAQGNEVWLTGANWFGFNAGERVFHGLWSANLETITRSMAERGINIVRVPISTQLLLEWRDGRAAVPGAVNTWANPELKDRTTLQVFDAFLALAEKYGMKVMLDVHSAEADNSGHVHPVWWKGTVTTEDFYAAWEWVTARYRTNDTLVAMDVKNEPHGTQSASPRAKWDGSTDQDNFKHVCETAGKRILAINPQVLVLCEGTEIYPKNGTGWNSTAAADYHFTWWGGNLRGARDHPVDLGEHQDQLVYSPHDYGPLVHQQPWFQGDWNRTTLERDVWDPNWLYLHKEDTAPLLIGEWGGHLDNGPNQKWMTALRDLIAENRIHQTFWCLNPNSGDTGGLLGHDWATWDEAKYALLKPALWQSGNRFVGLDHEVPLGGVNSTTGISLGDHYPTAATAH, translated from the coding sequence ATGAGGTGGCACAGCACCCGCGGACGGGGCCCGGGGCGGGCGGCGTCCGTCGCCCTGACCGCGGCCGCCGCCCTCGTCGCGCTGTCGGTGGCGTCCCCCTCGGACGCGACCGGGACACCCGCGCCCCGGGCGGCCGGCGCCGGCACGGACTGGCTGCACACCGACGGCAACAGGATCGTGGACGCCCAGGGGAACGAGGTCTGGCTGACCGGAGCCAACTGGTTCGGCTTCAACGCCGGCGAGCGGGTCTTCCACGGCCTGTGGTCGGCCAACCTGGAGACGATCACCCGCTCCATGGCCGAACGCGGCATCAACATCGTCCGGGTGCCGATCTCCACCCAGCTCCTGCTGGAGTGGCGCGACGGGCGGGCCGCCGTCCCCGGCGCCGTCAACACCTGGGCCAACCCCGAACTGAAGGACAGGACCACCCTCCAGGTCTTCGACGCCTTCCTCGCCCTGGCCGAGAAGTACGGCATGAAGGTGATGCTCGACGTCCACAGCGCGGAGGCCGACAACTCGGGCCACGTGCACCCCGTGTGGTGGAAGGGAACCGTCACCACGGAGGACTTCTACGCCGCCTGGGAGTGGGTCACCGCCCGCTACCGGACCAACGACACCCTCGTCGCGATGGACGTCAAGAACGAACCGCACGGCACCCAGTCGGCCAGCCCGCGCGCCAAGTGGGACGGCAGCACCGACCAGGACAACTTCAAGCACGTCTGCGAGACCGCGGGCAAGCGCATCCTGGCGATCAATCCGCAGGTGCTCGTGCTCTGCGAGGGCACCGAGATCTACCCGAAGAACGGCACCGGCTGGAACTCCACCGCAGCCGCCGACTACCACTTCACCTGGTGGGGCGGGAACCTGCGCGGTGCGCGGGACCACCCCGTCGACCTCGGCGAGCACCAGGACCAGCTCGTCTACTCGCCGCACGACTACGGGCCCCTCGTCCACCAGCAGCCCTGGTTCCAGGGCGACTGGAACCGCACCACCCTCGAACGCGACGTCTGGGACCCCAACTGGCTCTACCTGCACAAGGAGGACACCGCGCCGCTGCTCATCGGCGAGTGGGGCGGCCACCTCGACAACGGGCCCAACCAGAAGTGGATGACGGCCCTGCGGGACCTCATCGCGGAGAACCGCATCCACCAGACCTTCTGGTGTCTCAACCCCAACTCCGGAGACACCGGCGGCCTGCTCGGCCACGACTGGGCCACCTGGGACGAGGCCAAGTACGCGCTCCTGAAGCCCGCGTTGTGGCAGTCCGGGAACAGGTTCGTCGGGCTCGACCACGAGGTGCCGCTCGGCGGTGTGAACAGCACCACCGGCATCAGCCTCGGCGACCACTACCCGACCGCGGCCACCGCACACTGA